Proteins from a single region of Chryseobacterium sp. T16E-39:
- a CDS encoding thioredoxin family protein: MKKILSIISLLLLTFNFAQVKWMTIEEALKAQKQNPKKILVDFYADWCGPCKIMDKKTYGHPVIAKILNDNYYPVKFNAEEKKDIEIFGRTFSNLNTEHKKGKNSLHEFTQYMNVAAVPSTVFLDENGGPITILQGELSAIELEPYLEFISKDLFKKIRSKEQWEDYQKKFKSKIKN, translated from the coding sequence ATGAAAAAAATTCTAAGCATAATAAGTTTGTTATTGTTAACTTTCAACTTTGCCCAGGTAAAATGGATGACCATTGAAGAGGCATTGAAAGCTCAAAAACAAAATCCAAAAAAAATCCTTGTTGATTTCTATGCTGATTGGTGTGGTCCATGTAAGATAATGGATAAAAAAACCTACGGACATCCGGTTATTGCTAAGATCTTAAATGACAATTATTACCCTGTAAAGTTCAATGCTGAAGAAAAAAAGGATATTGAAATTTTTGGAAGAACATTTTCAAATCTTAATACGGAGCACAAAAAAGGAAAAAATTCGCTTCATGAATTTACACAGTATATGAATGTTGCTGCAGTTCCAAGCACCGTATTTCTTGATGAAAATGGGGGCCCAATTACAATTCTTCAGGGAGAACTTTCAGCGATAGAGCTCGAACCCTATCTGGAGTTTATTTCTAAGGATTTGTTTAAAAAAATAAGATCTAAGGAACAATGGGAGGATTATCAAAAGAAGTTTAAATCGAAAATAAAGAACTAA
- the recG gene encoding ATP-dependent DNA helicase RecG, whose amino-acid sequence MNLETSIEYVKGIGPEKAKLIKNVLGVSTVEDLLNFYPIRYLDKNKVYQIAQLQESNLEIQLKGKITHVQEIQTGKTKRLTAKFNDESGAMDLVWFQYSKWLKEQLPINKEVYIFGKINLFNNQFSMPHPEIEIEEKKENDNRLRPIYPSSEKLTKRGLNQKFFQTILRNICKEIPNLIEENLPDYLIRSFKFLSRQHTFLNIHFPQNLDYFEKANNRLKFEESFFFQLGYGLKKIHHKSQAFGNPFPIVGDHFTGFYENHLPFELTNAQKRVLKEIRLDMKKPIQMNRLLQGDVGSGKTMVALLTMLIAMDNGFQSCIMAPTEILAQQHYNGIKELLEETEINIRLLTGSTKASERKVIHQELENGELSILVGTHAVLEDKVKFKNLGLAIIDEQHRFGVAQRAKLWAKNKIPPHILVMTATPIPRTLAMSFYSDLDVSVIDEMPVGRKPIITAHRREKDRTYVYNFCRDEIKKGRQVYFVYPLIEESETLDYKNLMEGLDHVMNSFSDYNVSMLHGRMKPDEKDTAMNYFASGKAEIMVATTVIEVGVNVPNASVMVIESAERFGLSQLHQLRGRVGRGAEQSYCILMTSDKLSTESRTRIKTMTETNDGFKISEVDMQLRGPGDILGTQQSGVVDFKRLDLVKDSEIIKTTKKAVEKILEKDPLLTLADHQIIKIYYLKYYKGKNKWSKIS is encoded by the coding sequence TTGAATCTTGAAACTTCCATAGAATATGTTAAGGGTATAGGACCCGAAAAAGCCAAGCTCATAAAAAATGTGCTCGGAGTTTCCACTGTAGAAGATTTACTGAACTTCTACCCTATTCGTTATCTGGATAAAAATAAAGTATATCAAATAGCGCAACTTCAGGAAAGCAACCTTGAAATTCAGTTAAAAGGAAAAATCACGCACGTCCAGGAGATACAAACGGGGAAAACCAAGAGACTAACTGCTAAATTCAATGATGAGAGCGGAGCAATGGATCTTGTTTGGTTTCAATATTCAAAATGGCTGAAAGAGCAACTCCCCATCAACAAGGAAGTCTATATTTTTGGGAAGATCAATCTTTTCAATAATCAATTCTCAATGCCCCATCCTGAAATTGAAATCGAAGAAAAAAAAGAAAATGACAATCGGCTGAGACCTATTTATCCCAGTTCGGAAAAACTAACCAAAAGAGGCCTCAATCAGAAATTCTTTCAGACAATCCTACGGAATATCTGCAAAGAAATTCCCAATCTCATCGAAGAAAACCTACCCGACTATCTCATAAGGTCTTTTAAATTCCTGTCGAGACAACATACTTTTTTAAATATTCATTTTCCACAAAATCTAGACTATTTTGAAAAGGCTAACAACCGGTTAAAATTTGAAGAATCCTTCTTCTTTCAATTAGGTTATGGCTTAAAAAAAATTCACCATAAAAGTCAGGCATTCGGAAACCCCTTCCCCATTGTGGGTGATCATTTTACAGGGTTTTATGAAAATCACCTTCCTTTTGAATTGACTAATGCCCAAAAAAGGGTTTTAAAAGAAATCCGATTAGACATGAAAAAACCTATTCAGATGAACCGGTTGCTTCAGGGAGATGTAGGTTCCGGAAAAACGATGGTTGCCTTACTCACTATGCTCATTGCCATGGACAATGGATTCCAAAGCTGTATAATGGCTCCTACCGAAATTCTGGCACAACAGCATTACAATGGGATAAAAGAACTTTTAGAAGAAACCGAAATCAATATCCGTCTTTTGACGGGATCTACAAAAGCATCTGAAAGAAAGGTTATTCACCAGGAACTTGAAAACGGAGAACTCTCAATTCTGGTAGGAACTCACGCTGTTTTAGAAGACAAAGTAAAGTTTAAAAATCTTGGCTTGGCTATTATTGATGAACAGCATAGATTTGGTGTCGCACAAAGAGCAAAACTATGGGCAAAAAATAAGATCCCACCGCATATTTTAGTGATGACCGCCACACCTATTCCAAGAACGCTGGCCATGAGTTTTTACTCTGATCTGGATGTATCGGTAATCGATGAAATGCCGGTAGGAAGAAAGCCTATCATCACTGCTCATAGGCGGGAAAAGGACAGAACATATGTCTATAATTTCTGCAGAGACGAAATTAAAAAAGGGAGACAGGTTTATTTTGTTTATCCATTGATAGAGGAATCCGAGACATTGGACTATAAGAACCTCATGGAGGGTCTTGATCATGTTATGAATTCCTTTTCAGATTATAACGTAAGCATGCTTCATGGCAGAATGAAACCAGATGAAAAAGACACTGCGATGAATTATTTTGCTTCCGGAAAGGCAGAGATCATGGTTGCAACGACTGTTATTGAGGTTGGAGTAAATGTACCCAATGCATCCGTAATGGTTATTGAAAGTGCTGAAAGATTTGGATTGTCTCAGCTGCATCAGTTGAGAGGACGTGTGGGCCGTGGTGCAGAACAAAGCTATTGCATATTAATGACATCGGACAAGCTATCCACAGAAAGCAGAACCCGGATCAAAACGATGACTGAAACCAACGATGGTTTTAAAATTTCTGAAGTTGATATGCAGCTCCGGGGACCTGGCGATATTTTAGGAACCCAGCAAAGTGGTGTTGTCGATTTTAAAAGATTAGATCTGGTAAAGGATTCTGAAATTATAAAAACTACAAAAAAAGCGGTAGAAAAGATATTAGAAAAGGATCCGCTTTTAACTTTGGCAGATCATCAGATCATAAAAATATATTATCTGAAATATTACAAAGGGAAAAATAAATGGAGTAAAATATCATAA
- a CDS encoding helix-turn-helix domain-containing protein: protein MKMYVKFDFNALCKKVLDEKLKEQGLKYRLLNFGEVEFYEAFTQEQHDIFKKNLEDYGIEIIESQKVALVQKIKDAIVELVFSKDTIAVKASIYIAEKLNHSYGYLSNLFSEVAYTSIENFIILQKIEYAKELIITNKLNLTEIAHKLNYSSVAHLSTQFKNTTGITPSQFQKIIGKRRKEQSVAMTNKMLYE from the coding sequence ATGAAAATGTATGTGAAATTCGATTTCAATGCTCTTTGTAAAAAAGTGTTGGATGAAAAACTTAAAGAACAAGGTTTAAAATATAGATTGCTGAATTTTGGAGAGGTAGAGTTTTATGAAGCGTTTACGCAAGAACAGCACGATATCTTCAAAAAAAACCTTGAAGATTATGGTATTGAAATTATAGAAAGCCAGAAAGTCGCTTTAGTACAGAAAATCAAAGATGCTATTGTAGAGCTGGTATTCTCTAAAGATACGATTGCTGTTAAAGCTTCCATCTATATTGCCGAAAAATTAAATCACAGCTATGGCTACCTGTCCAATCTTTTTTCAGAGGTAGCTTATACATCAATAGAGAATTTCATTATCTTACAGAAGATAGAATACGCCAAAGAACTTATTATTACAAATAAACTTAACCTTACTGAGATTGCTCATAAGCTTAATTATTCCAGCGTTGCCCACTTAAGTACACAATTTAAAAATACAACCGGCATTACACCCTCTCAGTTTCAAAAAATCATCGGTAAAAGACGGAAAGAGCAGAGTGTAGCAATGACTAATAAAATGCTTTATGAATAA
- a CDS encoding peptide MFS transporter, whose product MDNIEALSPKPDEFVENKGSRHPKGLWVLFGTEMWERFNFYGMRALLTLFMVNSLLIKEADAAIIYGGFLALCYLTPLLGGFIADKYIGNRYAIIIGGSLMAIGQFLLFLSASTFSASVGNAKLIMWLALFVIIFGNGFFKPNISSMVGSLYPKQEKSKLDSAFTIFYMGINIGAFLGQFICPYLGDVKDATTGVRDIFAFKWGFLAASMAMIVGTVTFFFLKNKYVVTPEGRPIGGLPKHNTSADFEEGETQTAKFSGQFLAFTGIIFVVLFFAFRYLLVGEFGFNSVEMGQLIKGIIYPFIYAAGISLAFLIMSSAENKVERQRIWVIYIVSFFIIFFWAAFEQAGSSLTFIADNQTDRSIFGWNMPPSMVQIFNGIFVVILAVPFSLIWDKLRARGKEPVSPFKQAMGLALIALSYFIIAHNVKDLGSSGLLAIKWLMLLYFIQTCGELCLSPIGLSLVGKLAPKRFASLLYGVFFISNAAGYALAGSLGALIPATGDKFKKAEEIGVNLQDVLDKKVTLTSDQIAAFDKAQLPLHNPTFAGFEIHNLFEFFMVFVVLCGIAAVILGLISPLLKKMMHGVK is encoded by the coding sequence CCAAAAGGGTTATGGGTTCTTTTCGGAACAGAAATGTGGGAGCGTTTCAACTTTTATGGAATGAGAGCACTTTTAACGCTCTTTATGGTCAACTCTCTATTAATAAAAGAAGCTGATGCAGCGATCATTTACGGTGGATTTTTAGCTTTATGTTATTTAACTCCCCTTTTAGGAGGATTTATTGCGGATAAATATATTGGTAACAGATATGCTATTATCATCGGTGGATCCTTAATGGCTATTGGGCAGTTTTTACTTTTCCTCAGTGCATCAACTTTTTCAGCGAGCGTAGGAAATGCTAAACTGATTATGTGGCTTGCATTATTCGTTATTATCTTTGGTAATGGATTCTTTAAGCCAAACATTTCCTCAATGGTAGGAAGTCTTTATCCCAAACAAGAAAAATCAAAACTTGACTCAGCGTTTACCATATTTTATATGGGTATTAACATTGGGGCTTTCTTAGGTCAGTTTATCTGTCCATATCTTGGTGACGTAAAAGATGCTACGACAGGAGTAAGAGATATTTTTGCTTTTAAATGGGGATTCTTAGCCGCTTCAATGGCAATGATCGTAGGAACGGTAACGTTCTTTTTCCTTAAAAATAAATATGTGGTAACTCCGGAAGGAAGACCTATCGGAGGATTACCAAAACACAATACAAGTGCAGACTTTGAAGAAGGAGAAACGCAGACCGCAAAATTCTCTGGACAGTTTCTGGCTTTTACAGGGATTATATTTGTTGTATTATTTTTTGCTTTCAGGTATTTACTGGTAGGAGAGTTCGGATTTAATTCTGTAGAAATGGGGCAGCTGATCAAAGGAATTATTTATCCTTTTATCTATGCAGCTGGTATTTCGTTAGCTTTCCTGATCATGAGTTCTGCAGAAAATAAAGTTGAAAGACAAAGAATTTGGGTAATCTATATCGTTTCATTCTTTATCATTTTCTTCTGGGCTGCTTTCGAGCAGGCAGGATCTTCATTAACATTCATTGCAGATAACCAAACAGACAGAAGCATTTTCGGATGGAATATGCCACCTTCAATGGTTCAGATCTTTAACGGGATCTTCGTCGTTATACTAGCGGTTCCATTCAGTTTGATCTGGGATAAATTAAGAGCAAGAGGTAAAGAACCGGTATCTCCTTTTAAACAAGCTATGGGATTGGCATTAATTGCACTTTCTTATTTCATCATTGCCCACAATGTAAAAGACCTTGGAAGTTCAGGTTTGCTGGCAATTAAATGGCTGATGTTATTGTACTTCATTCAGACATGTGGTGAGCTTTGTCTTTCTCCAATCGGTTTATCATTAGTAGGTAAGCTAGCTCCAAAAAGATTTGCTTCATTGCTATATGGTGTTTTCTTTATTTCCAATGCAGCAGGTTATGCATTAGCCGGTTCATTAGGAGCACTTATCCCTGCAACAGGTGATAAATTCAAAAAGGCTGAAGAAATAGGAGTAAACCTTCAGGATGTTTTAGATAAAAAAGTAACCTTAACAAGTGATCAGATCGCTGCTTTTGATAAAGCTCAGCTACCATTACACAATCCTACATTTGCAGGATTTGAAATCCATAACTTATTTGAGTTCTTTATGGTATTCGTTGTCCTTTGTGGTATTGCTGCTGTAATTTTAGGTTTAATTTCACCACTCTTAAAGAAAATGATGCACGGCGTAAAGTAG
- a CDS encoding response regulator, with product MNKEYLNAILVDDDEGNIILFKNIFKDLKITVKVQSFQNGRDLMKYLSNAEVLVPEILLMNYNIPHKNSMECLDEIKLDLRLSGMITGIYSDVLSEEDIEKIFVKGANIYIKKPDNYKDMKRVVSEVITLNWQYHTSGLNKDNLILKV from the coding sequence ATGAATAAAGAATATCTTAATGCAATACTTGTTGATGATGATGAAGGGAATATTATTTTATTTAAAAATATATTCAAAGATTTAAAGATTACAGTTAAGGTTCAGTCATTTCAAAATGGAAGAGATTTAATGAAATACCTTAGTAATGCTGAAGTTCTTGTTCCCGAAATACTATTGATGAATTATAATATTCCGCATAAAAACAGTATGGAATGTCTGGATGAAATAAAATTGGACCTTAGATTAAGCGGGATGATTACAGGAATATATTCTGATGTCTTATCGGAAGAAGATATTGAGAAAATATTTGTAAAAGGTGCTAATATTTATATTAAAAAGCCGGACAATTATAAGGACATGAAACGGGTAGTTTCGGAGGTTATTACATTGAATTGGCAATACCATACATCCGGATTAAACAAAGATAATTTAATTCTTAAAGTATGA
- a CDS encoding peptide MFS transporter gives MYTLEEIQNFKGKYPKQLWTLFTVEMWERFCFYGMRGVLTIFMVDQLGLLEDKANLQYGAIQAFIYAFTFIGGIFADKILGFKRSLVFGGLIMSIGNLIIAFSPHDFFYFGITCSIIGTGFFKPNISSMVGELYKEDDPRRDAGYGLFYAGINIGGLLGGALCVYLGKYYSWSWCFLAAAVVMILGLITFFATKKTLGPIGDSPLQVLPQSKRTLREVLVYIGALLSMPLIFIMVKNTDYTDYFMYLIGIVAVGYFVIETLKQTTPYQKKLVAAFIFIFMYFVFNSIYEQSGGSLSLFAKDNLVHKLLGFGMDPNVINNSANSFFIIVFSPLIGLAWIALNKRKLEPNTINKFGIGFLFLAAGFFIFYSLRYFAGADGKSSLNLFTFTWLVITFGELCLGPIGMSIITKLSPKKMFGMMMGLWFLASAFGQFAAGKIGASLSEANTGNTNMSKLLAYTDGYKTLGIYALVAGVVLILISTFVRKLMQDVK, from the coding sequence ATGTATACATTAGAAGAAATACAAAATTTTAAAGGCAAGTACCCTAAACAACTTTGGACGCTATTCACAGTAGAAATGTGGGAGCGTTTTTGTTTTTACGGGATGCGCGGGGTTCTTACCATTTTTATGGTAGACCAATTAGGTTTATTAGAAGACAAAGCCAACTTGCAATACGGGGCCATCCAGGCTTTCATTTATGCCTTTACTTTTATAGGAGGTATTTTTGCAGATAAGATCCTTGGGTTTAAAAGATCCCTGGTTTTCGGAGGTCTTATTATGTCTATCGGTAATCTTATTATTGCCTTTTCGCCTCATGATTTCTTTTATTTTGGTATCACCTGCTCCATTATAGGTACAGGATTTTTCAAGCCTAATATTTCGTCCATGGTAGGCGAGCTTTATAAGGAAGATGATCCAAGAAGAGACGCTGGATATGGCTTATTCTATGCTGGAATTAATATCGGTGGACTTTTAGGTGGTGCATTATGTGTGTATTTGGGAAAATATTATTCATGGTCCTGGTGCTTTTTAGCAGCTGCAGTTGTCATGATTCTGGGATTGATTACCTTTTTTGCTACAAAAAAAACCCTGGGACCTATTGGTGATTCTCCATTACAGGTACTTCCACAATCCAAAAGAACTTTACGTGAAGTATTAGTCTATATTGGTGCATTGCTAAGCATGCCTCTTATATTCATCATGGTAAAGAATACGGATTACACAGACTATTTCATGTATTTAATCGGTATTGTTGCTGTGGGATATTTTGTCATAGAAACCCTTAAACAAACTACCCCCTATCAGAAAAAGCTCGTTGCTGCATTTATATTCATCTTCATGTATTTTGTCTTCAATTCTATCTATGAGCAAAGTGGCGGATCTTTATCACTATTTGCAAAAGATAATCTTGTTCACAAATTATTAGGCTTTGGAATGGACCCTAATGTTATTAACAATAGCGCTAATTCGTTTTTCATTATTGTTTTCAGCCCCTTAATTGGACTGGCATGGATTGCTTTAAATAAAAGGAAACTTGAACCTAATACAATCAATAAGTTCGGAATAGGATTTCTATTTCTGGCTGCAGGATTCTTCATATTCTATAGTTTAAGATACTTTGCAGGTGCAGATGGAAAATCTTCTCTTAATTTATTTACATTCACATGGTTGGTGATCACATTCGGGGAATTGTGTTTAGGCCCAATAGGAATGTCAATTATAACCAAACTGTCTCCAAAGAAAATGTTCGGTATGATGATGGGATTATGGTTTCTGGCCAGTGCGTTTGGACAATTCGCTGCCGGAAAAATTGGAGCTAGCCTCTCTGAAGCCAACACAGGAAATACCAATATGAGTAAACTCTTAGCCTATACGGATGGATATAAAACTTTGGGAATCTATGCATTAGTTGCGGGTGTGGTATTAATTTTGATATCCACGTTCGTGAGAAAATTAATGCAAGACGTAAAATAA